One genomic segment of Ictalurus punctatus breed USDA103 chromosome 12, Coco_2.0, whole genome shotgun sequence includes these proteins:
- the zdbf2 gene encoding DBF4-type zinc finger-containing protein 2 encodes MPLEEGPTPTAGNADREQTNMASRPSSLEQPVAGPSNPSQRQGFCSYCQVVYNSIEQHIQSTRHREVVVRAARTNVSSGSLLERFLQDVLHHHPHGYNDTRPSHADLPCLSTLPVPREVLSELYCRSEDNGLSVGTREEMLSSDEESCQMVKVEPTTTCSMSQEQASTSVAMPLGIAIETSAQTSLKTVKMKVEPPFPERYSPTQGFLHRTSSESGIDKQHTSKLLPHTVTSQIQQTCSSQTPGSQKFQHRKAHRKTNRHREDNDSSPGTPASPVTKCITSKAQHGHLQLARTAVLPPWKGPHRERASSEKSDQIREVIEEVIERHCYGRSPKPNQEDESVFHLSLQSTESKDSDEWDNTFQAALQKTTTEDKRLACLTQVHINLEDQGYKAQLDTALNTVLESEKMEPGEAKENEADEIIPDLPHIPPSFVGKTWAQVRYEDDLKIECLVREFRQGRFRCYFDSESLANFGKHHRKDKKRRNQEENLADFDRKDVLPLIEHHEEDSKHLPVFRKTRHRIYRMASRCQVVKVSHGTQTAPLNCPVVRRKTLPETATLLSICETQKDPSPERTPDMKTRMCALKLPASYCKIMSPLQPKTVVYVLSSPDGGQGSFKPTPAKRVGRKRKSSDEECTLKYKYKKTPLKYYDPLTNRILKTPPRGMPSTPTTKSFSHVRQLFRSLSPDINKELHGPAQGRSPRGSRKGRGESSMADLCASTSGSWLDSGGPSEPGSSVSSRKGLFSRSSISSSSCFLLGQIRSSASHTGSSSRAKPPSHTDGSLKVPGTKPKADHAQATMDQPASRRRKAGQRVAKKALTPAKKPSSPPYRTKRKSAKARARSRTVLQRKVNTCNASGCRMSTRNKNSTRASPRS; translated from the exons ATGCCTCTGGAGGAGGGACCCACACCCACTGCTGGAA ATGCAGATAGGGAGCAAACCAACATGGCCAGCAG GCCCAGCAGCTTGGAACAGCCTGTCGCTGGTCCCTCAAACCCTTCACAGCGACAGGGCTTCTGCAGCTACTGTCAGGTCGTGTATAACAGCATAGAGCAG CACATCCAGAGCACCCGGCACAGAGAAGTGGTGGTACGAGCAGCGAGGACAAATGTGTCCTCTGGAAGCCTGCTGGAGAGATTCCTCCAGGACGTGCTTCATCACCATCCTCATGGCTACAACGACACACG tCCTTCCCATGCTGACTTACCTTGCCTGAGTACGTTACCGGTTCCAAGAGAAGTATTATCAGAATTGTACTGTAGATCAGAGGACAACGGGCTCTCTGTTGGGACCAGAGAGGAAATGCTCAGCTCTGATGAAGAATCCTGTCAGATGGTGAAAGTTGAACCCACCACCACATGTAGTATGAGTCAAGAACAAGCAAGCACTTCTGTAGCTATGCCATTGGGTATTGCGATAGAAACAAGTGCACAAACCAGccttaaaacagtaaaaatgaaAGTTGAACCCCCATTCCCTGAAAGGTATTCCCCCACACAGGGGTTCTTACATAGGACTAGTAGCGAATCTGGTATAGACAAACAACACACCTcaaaactgttgccacacaCAGTAACTTCACAAATCCAACAGACTTGTAGCTCACAGACTCCTGGATCCCAGAAGTTCCAGCACAGGAAagcacacagaaaaacaaatagacATCGAGAAGACAATGATTCAAGCCCAGGCACCCCTGCATCACCAGTCACAAAGTGCATTACCTCAAAAGCCCAGCATGGGCACTTGCAGCTAGCTAGGACTGCAGTGCTACCACCCTGGAAGGGGCCACACAGGGAACGGGCATCCAGCGAAAAGTCAGACCAAATACGTGAGGTAATCGAAGAGGTTATCGAGCGGCACTGCTATGGTCGTAGTCCTAAACCCAACCAGGAGGACGAAAGTGTTTTCCACCTGAGCTTGCAGTCCACTGAGTCTAAAGACAGTGATGAATGGGACAACACCTTTCAGGCAGCTTTGCAAAAAACCACAACCGAGGATAAACGTCTCGCATGCCTTACGCAGGTACATATAAACCTTGAGGACCAAGGGTACAAAGCCCAGCTGGACACAGCTCTGAATACTGTGTTGGAAAGTGAGAAGATGGAGCCTGGGGAAGCTAAAGAGAACGAGGCTGACGAGATCATTCCAGATCTTCCTCACATACCACCATCTTTTGTGGGAAAGACGTGGGCACAAGTAAGGTATGAGGATGACTTGAAGATAGAATGCCTGGTGAGAGAGTTCCGACAGGGCCGCTTTCGTTGCTATTTTGACAGTGAGTCGTTGGCTAATTTTGGGAAGCACCACAGGAAAGATAAAAAGAGGCGGAATCAAGAGGAAAACCTGGCTGATTTTGATCGTAAAGATGTTTTGCCTCTTATTGAGCATCATGAGGAGGACTCAAAACACCTACCTGTGTTTAGGAAGACTAGGCATCGAATATACCGCATGGCATCACGCTGTCAAGTGGTGAAGGTGAGCCACGGAACGCAAACTGCACCCTTGAACTGCCCTGTAGTGCGAAGGAAAACGTTACCAGAAACTGCCACCTTGCTCAGTATCTGTGAGACTCAGAAGGACCCGAGTCCTGAGAGGACACCAGACATGAAAACAAGAATGTGTGCACTCAAGCTCCCTGCATCTTATTGTAAGATTATGAGTCCTCTACAGCCTAAAACTGTGGTTTACGTTCTTTCCTCCCCAGATGGTGGACAGGGTTCCTTTAAGCCCACTCCAGCTAAAAGAGTGGGTAGAAAGCGGAAATCAAGTGATGAGGAATGTACgcttaaatacaaatacaaaaagacTCCTCTCAAGTATTATGACCCCCTGACCAACAGAATACTTAAGACTCCACCTAGAGGGATGCCCTCAACCCCTACTACAAAGTCTTTCTCCCATGTTAGACAGTTATTCCGTAGCCTCAGTCCAGACATCAACAAGGAACTCCACGGTCCAGCGCAGGGACGATCACCTCGAGGCTCTAGAAAGGGTCGGGGTGAGAGTAGTATGGCAGACCTTTGCGCTTCTACCTCTGGCTCTTGGTTGGACAGTGGGGGCCCCTCTGAGCCCGGCTCTTCTGTTTCCAGCAGGAAGGGCCTGTTCAGCCGATCCTCCATCTCCAGCAGCAGCTGTTTCCTCCTTGGACAGATAAGGTCCTCTGCATCCCACACAGGCAGCTCCTCGAGAGCAAAACCTCCTTCCCATACAGACGGTTCTCTTAAGGTTCCAGGGACTAAGCCAAAAGCTGACCACGCACAGGCAACTATGGACCAACCAGCAAGCAGACGCCGCAAAGCGGGGCAGAGAGTTGCAAAAAAAGCTCTGACTCCTGCAAAGAAACCATCCTCACCTCCTTACAGGACCAAGCGGAAGTCAGCCAAAGCCAGGGCAAGGTCTAGGACTGTTCTCCAGCGTAAGGTCAACACCTGTAATGCTTCAGGATGCAGAATGTCCACCCGGAACAAAAACTCGACCAGGGCTTCACCCAGATCATAA
- the adam23a gene encoding disintegrin and metalloproteinase domain-containing protein 23 isoform X2 — protein sequence MRLIFHPSLIAGVLIALLPSFSSASVVSVENEVVDERGSATLWQDATAAPESKSNGNATSEQGKEVAITYPSRLVYYVNEEAESAYHDLDTRARNQAAEGQAIHLAQASFQLDAFGSTFTLDLALNNGLLSSNYVEIHYEKDKPVFSKGGEHCYYHGQVRGREASHVALSTCNGLHGMFDDGVFVYFIAPLNQTQAVGTGPRPHTLRRTSSLRMGRAPADLASEDQGEDEEEEEQILSDMPWLRRRRKRAVPQKAFDEIKYLEIMIVSDHNTFKRHKSKKHTRNFAKSVVNLVDAIFKEQLNTRVVLVAVEIWTDRDRIPLSVKPLDMLKDFSKYRQQNIGVSADAVHLFTNVTFHYGRSSMAYIGGVCSSGRGVGVNEFGSTWTMAASLSQSLAQNLGIQWDPVIRRKECGCMDSWVGCIMEDTGVQHPRRFSKCSITDFKNFLLKGGASCLFNRPNKLFEATECGNGYVEVGEECDCGTRMECYKDCCKKCSLSNGAHCSDGPCCNSTCLFLPRGYGCRYSVNDCDISESCSGDSGQCPPNLHKQDGYPCQLNQGRCYGGECKTRDSQCKYIWGTKAGGSEKHCYEKLNTEGTEKGNCGKDGEKWIPCSKHDVFCGYLLCTNISRTPRIGTLKGDITPTTFNHQGRLVDCSGGRVLLDDETDLGYVEDGTPCGPSMMCLERKCVPISSLNLTACPSGPNGRVCSSHGVCNNEATCTCDSTWAGTDCSMHDPPKEPPAVEDEGPKGPSATNLIIGSIAGAILMAAIVLGGTGWGFKVKV from the exons ATGCGTCTGATATTCCATCCGAGTCTGATCGCTGGCGTCTTAATTGCACTGCTACCTTCGTTTTCCTCCGCCTCAGTGG TTTCCGTGGAGAACGAGGTTGTCGACGAGCGAGGGTCTGCGACGCTGTGGCAAGATGCGACGGCAGCACCGGAGTCTAAGAGCAATGGGAACGCTACAAGCGAACAGGGCAAGGAGGTGGCCATCACGTACCCATCACGCTTGGTGTACTACGTGAACGAGGAAGCGGAGAGCGCATACCACGACTTGGATACTCGCGCTCGAAACCAGGCAGCTGAAGGACAG GCCATCCACTTGGCACAGGCAAGCTTCCAGCTGGACGCCTTTGGTTCTACTTTTACTCTGGATCTTGCACTAAACAA tggtCTGCTGTCCTCAAATTATGTCGAGATCCACTATGAAAAAGACAAACCAGTTTTCTCAAAG GGAGGTGAGCACTGCTACTACCATGGTcaagtgagagggagagaggccTCTCATGTGGCTCTGTCTACTTGCAACGGGCTCCA TGGAATGTTTGACGATGGAGTGTTTGTCTATTTCATCGCACCCCTGAACCAGACTCAAGCTGTG GGCACGGGGCCGAGGCCCCACACCTTGCGTCGGACATCATCACTCCGTATGGGCCGAGCCCCTGCTGATTTGG cttCTGAGGACCAGggggaggatgaggaggaggaagaacaGATCTTGTCCGACATGCCTTGGCTCAGGCGGCGCAGGAAACGAGCA GTCCCGCAGAAGGCGTTCGATGAGATCAAGTACCTGGAGATCATGATCGTCAGCGACCACAACACG TTTAAGAGACATAAAAGCAAAAAGCATACGCGGAACTTTGCCAAATCAGTGGTGAACCTCGTAGATGCT ATATTTAAGGAACAGCTTAACACGCGTGTGGTGTTGGTTGCTGTTGAGATCTGGACAGATAGGGACAGGATTCCTCTCAGTGTCAAGCCTCTGGACATGCTGAAAGATTTCTCCAAGTACCGGCAGCAGAACATCGGCGTCAGCGCAGATGCGGTTCACCTGTTCAC GAATGTCACGTTTCATTACGGCCGCAGCAGCATGGCCTACATCGGAGGAGTATGTTCCTCTGGAAGAGGAGTAGGGGTTAACGAG TTTGGCAGCACGTGGACGATGGCTGCCTCTCTCTCCCAGAGCCTGGCACAGAATCTGGGCATCCAGTGGGACCCTGTTATCAGGAGAA AGGAGTGCGGCTGCATGGATTCCTGGGTGGGATGCATAATGGAAGATACTGg agTGCAGCATCCTCGCAGGTTCTCCAAATGCAGTATCACAGACTTTAAGAACTTCCTGCTCAAGGGAGGAGCGTCCTGTCTTTTTAACAGACCAAACAAG CTCTTTGAGGCTACAGAATGTGGCAATGGGTATGTAGAGGTGGGAGAGGAGTGTGACTGTGGAACCAGGATG GAGTGCTATAAGGACTGCTGTAAGAAGTGCTCTTTGTCTAATGGTGCTCACTGCAGTGATGGGCCGTGCTGCAACAGCACCTGCCTG TTCCTTCCCAGGGGCTATGGCTGCCGCTACTCTGTGAATGATTGCGATATTTCAGAGTCTTGTTCAGGAGATTCTGGACAG TGTCCTCCTAACCTACATAAGCAGGACGGGTACCCCTGTCAGCTCAACCAG GGCCGCTGTTATGGGGGTGAATGCAAGACCAGAGACAGCCAGTGCAAGTACATCTGGGGTACAA AGGCAGGAGGTTCAGAGAAGCACTGCTACGAAAAGCTGAACACTGAGGGGACGGAGAAGGGAAATTGCGGGAAAGACGGAGAGAAGTGGATCCCCTGCAGTAAACA TGACGTGTTCTGCGGGTACCTGCTGTGCACCAACATCAGTAGAACCCCTAGGATCGGGACACTGAAAGGCGACATCACCCCCACCACTTTCAACCATCAGGGACGTCTGGTAGACTGCAG TGGCGGCCGTGTACTCTTGGATGATGAAACCGATCTGGGTTACGTGGAGGATGGGACACCATGTGGCCCGTCCATGATGTGCCTTGAGCGGAAATGTGTGCCTATCTCCTCCCTCAATCTTACAGCCTGTCCTTCCGGACCCAACGGACGCGTGTGCTCTTCACATGGA GTGTGCA
- the eef1b2 gene encoding elongation factor 1-beta has translation MGFGDLKTPAGLKVLNDFLADKSYIEGYVPSQADVAVFDALSGAPPTDLCHALRWFNHIKSYQKEKASLPGVKKPLGQYGPVGVEDTTSGSAPVKEEEEDDDDIDLFGSDEEEDEETKRIKEERLAAYNEKKSKKPALIAKSSILLDVKPWDDETDMSKLEECVRSIELDGLVWGQSKFVPVGYGIKKLQIACVVEDDKVGTDQLEELITAFEDYVQSMDVAAFNKI, from the exons ATGGGCTTTGGTGATCTGAAAACTCCGGCAGGCCTTAAAGTCTTAAATGACTTTTTGGCAGATAAGAGCTATATCGAGGG CTACGTACCATCCCAGGCTGATGTCGCTGTATTTGATGCGCTGTCTGGTGCTCCACCTACAGACCTGTGCCATGCTCTTCGCTGGTTCAACCATATCAAGTCTTACCAGAAAGAGAAGGCCAG CCTCCCAGGAGTGAAGAAGCCTCTGGGTCAGTATGGTCCTGTTGGTGTGGAGGACACGACCAGTGGTTCCGCTCCTgtgaaagaagaagaggaggacgaTGATGACATTGATCTGTTCGGTTCTGATGAAGAGGAG GATGAGGAGACCAAGAGAATCAAGGAGGAGAGACTAGCAGCCTACAATGAAAAGAAGTCTAAAA AGCCCGCCCTTATCGCAAAGTCCTCCATCCTTCTGGACGTCAAGCCTTGGGATGACGAAACGGATATGTCTAAGCTTGAGGAGTGCGTTCGCAGCATCGAGTTGGACGGTCTGGTTTGGGGCCAGT CCAAATTTGTGCCTGTCGGCTATGGCATTAAGAAGCTGCAGATCGCGTGCGTGGTAGAAGACGACAAAGTCGGAACCGATCAGCTGGAAGAGCTGATCACTGCTTTTGAAGACTACGTGCAGTCCATGGACGTTGCGGCTTTCAACAAGATTTAA